The following coding sequences are from one Oncorhynchus kisutch isolate 150728-3 linkage group LG23, Okis_V2, whole genome shotgun sequence window:
- the spp1 gene encoding osteopontin isoform X2, with protein sequence MKAAIVFALLFATVLCRPVKRSSSSSSESSEEVVKPAPVLRKALVDLTQVASVQGADPTSDPTVDSTSSTDSADSDESKDSTGSTDSDDTEESESGEADTTAAPPTAEPTVEPTLAPTEAPIYDDGRGDSMGYPGDYKKSIYVDTNNIEKGPSPYKYYGKMDEGMYAGKKVSVYDTGLGNEIEKTLTVFKALQVHDLMEEDTSTPEVESQGLDVSSGTAEEPSLRLAHVDESSQDTGPSESPESQGAESLEEEEAESASASASDVTSESTSSASSDGTSESTSASDETDSSNSSEEATATPGAADSDESQESDSNSAEEAATEATIDTDAPVVIVA encoded by the exons ATGAAGGCTGCAATTGTTTTCGCCCTGCTCTTTGCAACGGTCCTCTGTCGCCCGGTGAAACGCTCATCCAGCAGCAGTTCAGAGAGCTCAGAGGAAGTG GTTAAACCAGCTCCGGTGCTTCGGAAAGCCCTAGTAGATCTCACCCAGGTTGCATCTGTACAG GGAGCTGATCCTACATCAGACCCAACAGTGGACAGCACATCATCGACAGACAGTGCAGACAGTGACGAAAGCAAGGACAGCACAGGCAGCACAGACAGTGAT GACACAGAGGAGTCAGAGTCCGGGGAGGCAGACACCACCGCTGCCCCTCCCACCGCGGAGCCCACTGTTGAGCCCACCCTGGCTCCCACTGAGGCCCCCATCTACGACGACGGACGCGGGGACAGCATGGGCTACCCCGGTGACTACAAGAAGTCCATCTATGTAGATACCAACAACATCGAGAAGGGACCCTCCCCATACAAATATTATGGAAAGATGGACGAGGGCATGTATGCTGGCAAGAAGGTGTCCGTCTATGACACCGGGCTCGGAAACGAGATTGAGAAGACGCTGACCGTGTTCAAG GCCCTGCAGGTGCATGATTTGATGGAAGAGGACACCAGCACCCCCGAGGTGGAGAGCCAGGGTTTGGATGTCTCCAGCGGCACAGCCGAGGAGCCCAGCCTGCGCCTAGCGCACGTCGATGAATCCAGCCAGGACACCGGTCCCTCTGAGAGCCCCGAAAGCCAAGGAGCTGAGAgcctggaggaggaagaggcagagagtgCCAGCGCTAGCGCCAGTGATGTGACTAGTGAGAGCACCAGTAGCGCTAGCAGCGACGGCACCAGCGAGAGCACTAGCGCCAGTGATGAGACTGACAGCAGCAACAGCAGTGAGGAGGCTACAGCCACGCCCGGGGCGGCAGACAGCGACGAGAGCCAGGAGAGTGACAGCAACTCGGCTGAGGAGGCGGCCACAGAGGCTACCATAGATACCGACGCTCCCGTTGTCATAGTTGCCTAG
- the spp1 gene encoding osteopontin isoform X1, with product MKAAIVFALLFATVLCRPVKRSSSSSSESSEEVVKPAPVLRKALVDLTQVASVQNVGAGTASDESSDEDETEGADPTSDPTVDSTSSTDSADSDESKDSTGSTDSDDTEESESGEADTTAAPPTAEPTVEPTLAPTEAPIYDDGRGDSMGYPGDYKKSIYVDTNNIEKGPSPYKYYGKMDEGMYAGKKVSVYDTGLGNEIEKTLTVFKALQVHDLMEEDTSTPEVESQGLDVSSGTAEEPSLRLAHVDESSQDTGPSESPESQGAESLEEEEAESASASASDVTSESTSSASSDGTSESTSASDETDSSNSSEEATATPGAADSDESQESDSNSAEEAATEATIDTDAPVVIVA from the exons ATGAAGGCTGCAATTGTTTTCGCCCTGCTCTTTGCAACGGTCCTCTGTCGCCCGGTGAAACGCTCATCCAGCAGCAGTTCAGAGAGCTCAGAGGAAGTG GTTAAACCAGCTCCGGTGCTTCGGAAAGCCCTAGTAGATCTCACCCAGGTTGCATCTGTACAG AATGTGGGTGCTGGTACAGCATCAGACGAGAGCTCCGACGAAGATGAAACAGAA GGAGCTGATCCTACATCAGACCCAACAGTGGACAGCACATCATCGACAGACAGTGCAGACAGTGACGAAAGCAAGGACAGCACAGGCAGCACAGACAGTGAT GACACAGAGGAGTCAGAGTCCGGGGAGGCAGACACCACCGCTGCCCCTCCCACCGCGGAGCCCACTGTTGAGCCCACCCTGGCTCCCACTGAGGCCCCCATCTACGACGACGGACGCGGGGACAGCATGGGCTACCCCGGTGACTACAAGAAGTCCATCTATGTAGATACCAACAACATCGAGAAGGGACCCTCCCCATACAAATATTATGGAAAGATGGACGAGGGCATGTATGCTGGCAAGAAGGTGTCCGTCTATGACACCGGGCTCGGAAACGAGATTGAGAAGACGCTGACCGTGTTCAAG GCCCTGCAGGTGCATGATTTGATGGAAGAGGACACCAGCACCCCCGAGGTGGAGAGCCAGGGTTTGGATGTCTCCAGCGGCACAGCCGAGGAGCCCAGCCTGCGCCTAGCGCACGTCGATGAATCCAGCCAGGACACCGGTCCCTCTGAGAGCCCCGAAAGCCAAGGAGCTGAGAgcctggaggaggaagaggcagagagtgCCAGCGCTAGCGCCAGTGATGTGACTAGTGAGAGCACCAGTAGCGCTAGCAGCGACGGCACCAGCGAGAGCACTAGCGCCAGTGATGAGACTGACAGCAGCAACAGCAGTGAGGAGGCTACAGCCACGCCCGGGGCGGCAGACAGCGACGAGAGCCAGGAGAGTGACAGCAACTCGGCTGAGGAGGCGGCCACAGAGGCTACCATAGATACCGACGCTCCCGTTGTCATAGTTGCCTAG